Within the Gossypium raimondii isolate GPD5lz chromosome 12, ASM2569854v1, whole genome shotgun sequence genome, the region GCAAGCGAAAAAAATCTGCTTGAAGAGTAGACATAATGCTTTCACCAAGTAATTGACTTCTAAAAGAATTATACTGGCCATTTAGATTCATAAGAAATCCACAAATAAAGAGATTTTTCCCATTGAATTTTTGTAGTTTCTAAATCTATAGAGAGGGGCTGcaattcacaaaattcattGATAATTCCTCTATAGGcaacaaaaaattcaagaagGGATTTTTCACTTTGTTTATTACCAATAAGTTGTTCAAACAAAGAGAAAATACTAGAATTATTACCATCATTAGAGAACATTTCTTTGATAAAGTCCCACATTTCCTTAGCAATTGATATTGATCCAATAGAGGCAGCAATCTCAGGTTCCAAGGAATTGAGCAGCTAAGTTTTCAATGCACAATCAGATTGACACCATGCTACATATTTGGGATCCTTAGTGTTTGCCATTGTTTGAACTAGATGATGATCATGACCTTGAGAACCAAGGAAGGTACAAAACGCTTAAGACCAAAGGGTATAATTTCTACCATTAAATTTCACGGTAGTTCCAAAAAAATCACGCAAATCAAAGCTAGACATGTTGTCTATTATCTTGAATTACAGATTCCAATACCAAGAAAAAGGTACACAGCCTAAAACATAGATACTCAATCTCAAACACAAGTAcaataaatcaatcaaacaatAGAGGATTGATTAACCctcacaaagaaaaagaaaaagaaaactaaggTTGGAATAAACCTACTCTGACACCATGTAAACAGGCAggattgtaaagaaaagaatattatatcatTCTATGTAATAGTAACCtcttttatatacatgtatagaAGAGTCCTGATAGGAAAGTCTACTATACAAGTAATATGGAAACAACTACAAGTTAGCCTATAAATTAGGCACAAATCTGCAATCCTAAATTAGGTAAATACTAGATATAGAAAGGcaattaataaatctaaaacaaaattcactaatttacataaggTGAAactcaaattctaaaattctcaGAACCTCATATTCGATTCaaaaatccattgaaatttAATCAGTATGAATTGGTAAATTTCAATCAATATGCCGGAAGAGTGACACGCATCTTATCGTGTTATGTGATGATTATGTAAGGCAAATCACTAACATTTTAGATGAGATTTTGTAAGATATACATACAAACGTTTAATGACACATCTACTATTTTTAAATCGAGCGTCATTTTACTAATTAGGGCAGTCGTCGTTGAGGGTATGCTTGGTTGGGTGGAAAAGTGGAGGAATGGGAGGAGGGAGTGGAATAGTtggaagaaaataatttttgagtGTGCTTGGTAGGAAAAAATATAAGAGGATGATCATTTTTATCCTAatgcataaaaattaattcttttaaattggAATGATGAGAGGAGATAAAATCAGAAAGAAGTAtatgttagttcaaaattatgtattttgcaaaagttttattttcataactcTACCAAGTAAtggatgagaaaaaaaatacttcttttcatttttctcatttttccaCTCTACCCaacaaaacctttttttttttaaaacctacATTATTTTAAGGTAATTTATATGATATCTTAGAACTAAAGCCAAATCCTACGACTTTTTGTGATTTGAGTGATCAGTTTTGTACCAAGACATCACACCTTATATATTGCCTTTGGGAGTTTCGAGTGAtcaaaatttgtatatttttttgggtaaactacacaaaTGGTCATCCAATTATATCTATGTTCTTGTTATGGTCACTGGATTTTAAAAACTTCCAATTTAGGCACTAAACTTTGTATTCGTTCTTGTTTTGGTTACCCACTGTTAAATTGATAACAGAAATAAAGGCGTGGACTTTTTTCTAATTGGTATAATACATTTAGTCCTCAAGACTtacatattctattaatttgaccctaattctaaataattcaataaatttaacccttcacatttttaaattctatCAATCTGATCTTcaaattttctaaccaaaacttTCAGTTTTTAAAATAGACATTCCACatctataaatttgtaaaacctaaataagaaaaaaaaacttcgtgcaaatataacatatttgtaattagacTTGATCATGGGTTGAGccaatacaaaattttaggcccaacCCTAAAAATGGGCCTAAAGTTCTGCCCAGGCACAACCttgattaaaaatgttaaacccGAGCCCAACACAATCAGTCcgtattgatttttttagattattttttatataattttttaaatataatacatcaaatacattaaaaatgtcaaaacaaatgttttccaacaaattgaaaatacaataaaaaaaaagtctttatacttaaataacactaagatagttgcaacttagcatgcaaatgcctctaaaatattagcaaaattaacaataaaataagatttatacaatatctaaacaatCACAACAAAATAGTtgcaatataatagtgaaatgacagTAAAACATCAAtgaaatgatagcaaaacaacaacaaaaaagaaagtttaGGCTTATTTGGGTCGTGTCGAGCAGGGCCTGGGCCAAAAACATCTTACTCGAGGCCCAACCTGTTTAGGTAACGGCAGGGCCTGGGCCAAAAACATCTTACTCGAGGCCCGACCTGTTTAGGTAACGagccttattttttgtccaagcccatttttcgagcctatatttttcccaaaccctcccacttttAGACGGGCCTTCGAGCTTGAGCAAGTGACTTAGGTCATGATCAAGTCtacttgtaatatatatttttgaggaataaatataaaatttattaagccattttgaaaatcatataaatatatataacattttaaatatgattataattgaaaaaaatatttagtataCTATCGGTGAAACTTTTAGACTCCACAAATAGGGTTAGGGGTTGAGAAATGTTTCTGtaaggtatagtaaaatattaaaaataaatatttaaaatgacaaattttaagactacttgtaaaataaaaagacactACAAGTGTACTTAATACTAActcaattataatataaaaatatattaatataaaggAGAGGTTATACTAGTCTAGTCCAAATGTTGATTTTTGACacgtttatgttattttaatataattaatattttaacaatttaaatattaaattttttaatacaattatacttgttaagtatatataattttaaacgaTCAAATATATCTATCAAATGGATTTAGaatactattttattaatactaaaatatattatacctATTGTGTAGGTGAGTgttttaacaacaaatatatttataattttattaaactaaaaaagaGGAACATTTTCTTTGTGTAATGGTTGAGGCTTTTCTACCTTagtattgtattttaaataaattattttaaaattttgatgtaaattattaaaaaaaacttttataataatattcgtTGTTTATGTAAAATGGTATTTAAGTTGGTGTTTAAATTCAATCAAAAGTTTTATATACAATACAGaagtttttacataaaataaatagtataatattaaaataaataattataaatatatttatatatattatcaaattaaattgtgGACACATGGCTCTCAACTCAGCTTtgctcaaaattaaatttattgaattatttaaaattaaatatgttattacacaaattttagaaatgccatattattattattattatgaatttaagGATAAATGACGAAAATAGGAGTAAATACAAGGTCCCggtttgttttataaattttggtataGTTCAATGGTTGAGAAGACACAAAATCTTTATGATTCCCCCtataaaatttaccatttctACTCATGTAAACTATTTCTTTTGTTTACATAATGGGAAAAAGGAAATTACAAAAAgaacttacaaaaaaaaaaaaaaacacccacAACTCTTCTatgtaaaataaacaaaagccGGAAACGAGCCGCCAAAACTGGGAACAAactatccttttctttttccttttataaaaGCCATTTAAGCCGCCGGATAGTCAAGACCCAGCTCAACCTTACACGTTTGACCATCTTCGAACGTGCCGTATGCCTCCACTCTCCTTTTCTTTACGGGCACCACCACCTGACAAGCACGTGACATCACCGGTTTAAACCCCAGCGTCAACTCCAGCCCAACCTCGCTGCTTCCCTCCACCGTCCTTTCTTCCGACACCTTACCTCCGAACTCCGGCTCCGCCGGAAACAGCCGCGAAGCCGCCACTGTTTCCTCTGAGATCATACTCTCGGTTTCTTTACTTTCCCCATCCATAACAGCCAACTCAGATTGGTGACTCAGCGAGGACTCGTGACTCGTCGACCGGTTTCCCTCGAACCCTTCATCCGCGTAACACCGCGGTTCGGGTGGTTCTGAGCTGCGGTTCTCCTCCTCTAAGACCGGGTTATTCACCTTCGGCTTCAAAGTTCTTTTAACTCGGCACCGGGTCTTAACTCGTTGGACATCGTTAGAGGCTGCAGAGTTTTCATCTTTGGAAACATGACGAATGTCGTAAGCTTTTAGAGGCGGCCCTTGACCATTCGCAGCGGCTTCTGACGCAATCGGCGTGATCGGAGCACCTTTTAGCACAGCTTCTACGGCGGCTTGACAAAGCTGCCAGCTTCCGGACCATAATAAGCCGACAGAACCGTATATCGGGTTCACTATCCGCCCACAAGCCTCGTATAATAACGACCTAAAAATAGCTGAATAAATAGGGAAAAGAAATCAGTGGAAGAAAAGACAGTAAtctaaaaataatgtaaattgaaaaataaatagagcAGATGTGTGAAAGGAAAATGAAACTGACCAGGGCGGAGGTGTTCGGGGCCGGCGTTGATGAGGTTCATAAGGCCAGCACGGCCATAGAACTTGGCTAGAAAGACGGTGGCGTTTGCTTGGGATTCAGGGCTCTTGATCCATTGTAAACAGGGCCTGATGCTACAATTTTCACTGCAGCCCTTGCGAAGAATCCGGCATCCATTACAACTCATGCGCATTTTGAGAAGTTGgagaaagaagagagaaaattttgggggggggggggttgaaGAAAAGAGGGAAGTAGGAGTATTTAAGGGAAGCggaaaaggaaaatataaaaataagatatattCTTTTAGGAAAAAATGGCCGCTGGGTTTTCAGGTATAGGACCAGGGGAACGcagttgttttaatttccaaaacGCTGGTTTCCACATTCAAGGAGGTTGgctttaaaaaacaataaaaacatgGTACTGCTATGTTTTTAAATACTTTTGCTATTTCACTACTCTCACCCTCTCACTCGTGCAACTCACTCCCAATTAAGGAATCCAACTTCAAATCCCCATTGGATGCGTACTTAATGTACTGTCCCTTCTGCGTAGGACAACCTAAATATTTACGGAACGTAACTCCCTCTCGGGGAAATCGATGCACAACCCATTTTTACTCAATTACCCCCACTTGCTCTCGATGTGTTACTGCTTTCTAAAGGGTAAAACAGATACTTGAATATAAGGACAGGTGGTGAAAAAGGTAAGGGATGCCATGCAAATGGGTCCAAAAATTGAGAAAGGAAGAGAGTAGCGCGTGGCAGACACGTACAGTAATCAGAGTGCTGTCGAATCGCCACATATGAGGTAGAGGGTGTGAAGTGGGAGCCcctgttttattttaattaaagaaaaacagaataaaataatatagaaaaaggCTCCTGGTTTTCGGGAGGTTCGTGTTGATTCCAAAACCACTTTAAAAGAGGGAAAGCGAAAACCGGTAACCGGTTTCCGGATTTGAATGTTGGGACTGTGGGCGCTTCACAAGCTCATCAGCCAACGGTTTTGAAGggatttcttttatatattttcttttctcataaTTTGCATTAATCTCATACTTATCATCTATTACagtataataaataaagaaatcatttttatttgagaAACCAATTTTCTTATACGGTTTTATTTCTAGTATACACTCTTATTAATCTCATTTACATttctaactttataaaaattttgttttatttttacttttatcaaaaataatcGAAATGTTTGTCATTAATTTCTTGACGT harbors:
- the LOC105763146 gene encoding LOB domain-containing protein 41, with protein sequence MRMSCNGCRILRKGCSENCSIRPCLQWIKSPESQANATVFLAKFYGRAGLMNLINAGPEHLRPAIFRSLLYEACGRIVNPIYGSVGLLWSGSWQLCQAAVEAVLKGAPITPIASEAAANGQGPPLKAYDIRHVSKDENSAASNDVQRVKTRCRVKRTLKPKVNNPVLEEENRSSEPPEPRCYADEGFEGNRSTSHESSLSHQSELAVMDGESKETESMISEETVAASRLFPAEPEFGGKVSEERTVEGSSEVGLELTLGFKPVMSRACQVVVPVKKRRVEAYGTFEDGQTCKVELGLDYPAA